A stretch of the Cheilinus undulatus linkage group 11, ASM1832078v1, whole genome shotgun sequence genome encodes the following:
- the ormdl2 gene encoding ORM1-like protein 2 — MNVGVAHSEVNPNTRVMNSRGIWLTYLLLTVVLHIILLSIPFFTVPLVWTLTNVIHNLVMYLFLHTVKGTPFETPDQGKARLLTHWEQMDYGVQFTSSRKFLTISPIVLYILASFYTKYDPTHFVINTSSLLSVLLPKLPQFHGVRIFGINKY; from the exons ATGAACGTGGGCGTAGCTCACAGTGAGGTGAACCCCAACACAAGGGTGATGAACAGTAGAGGAATATGGCTCACCTACCTGCTGCTGACTGTCGTGTTGCACATCATCCTGCTGAGCATTCCCTTCTTCACTGTGCCACTCGTCTGGACTCTCACCAATGTCATACACAACCTG GTGATGTATCTGTTTCTACACACCGTGAAGGGAACTCCCTTTGAGACACCGGACCAAGGCAAAGCTCGTCTGCTGACACACTGGGAACAGATGGACTACGGTGTCCAGTTCACATCTTCACGCAAATTCCTCACTATCTCACCAATTGTTTT GTATATCCTTGCCAGTTTCTACACAAAATATGACCCCACACATTTTGTAATCAACACAAGCTCCCTCCTAAGTGTCCTCCTTCCGAAGTTGCCTCAGTTTCACGGTGTACGGATATTTGGGATCAACAAGTACTGA